A genomic segment from Streptomyces antibioticus encodes:
- a CDS encoding PmoA family protein → MTAPGAPLVLRVAGRPVGRYVVRPELPARLSPRPYLHPVTTLSGTAVTELAPADHPHHLGVGVAVPDVEGHNFWGGRTYVRGRGPTELDNHGAQRHGSFPLRDPGGFVQELRWEAAGGGLLRERRTVAAAGLTDTAWALDFTFSLTNVTPGPLSIGSPATNGRPGAAYGGFFWRAPKESAAPRVFTAGAQGETGVHGRPADWLALVGTGWTLVFAAATDTTRGDPWFVRTAEYPGVGSSLASAERLPIPPGETVVRRIVTVVADGRLGRDEAAALVRKAVGR, encoded by the coding sequence ATGACGGCACCCGGGGCACCGCTCGTCCTGCGCGTCGCGGGCCGCCCGGTCGGCCGGTACGTCGTCCGGCCCGAGCTGCCCGCCCGGCTCTCCCCCCGCCCCTATCTGCACCCCGTCACCACGCTGTCCGGCACGGCGGTCACCGAGCTGGCCCCGGCCGACCACCCCCACCACCTCGGCGTCGGTGTCGCCGTTCCCGACGTCGAGGGGCACAACTTCTGGGGCGGACGCACCTACGTCCGCGGCCGGGGCCCGACCGAGCTGGACAACCACGGCGCCCAGCGGCACGGTTCCTTCCCCCTGCGCGACCCCGGCGGCTTCGTGCAGGAGCTGCGCTGGGAGGCCGCGGGCGGCGGGCTGCTGCGCGAGCGCCGTACCGTCGCGGCCGCCGGACTCACCGACACCGCCTGGGCGCTGGACTTCACCTTCTCCCTCACCAACGTCACCCCGGGCCCGCTGTCGATCGGCAGCCCGGCGACGAACGGCCGCCCCGGCGCGGCCTACGGCGGCTTCTTCTGGCGGGCGCCCAAGGAGAGCGCGGCCCCGCGGGTGTTCACCGCCGGGGCCCAGGGCGAGACCGGGGTGCACGGCCGCCCCGCCGACTGGCTGGCCCTCGTGGGCACCGGCTGGACGCTCGTCTTCGCGGCCGCCACCGACACCACCCGCGGCGACCCCTGGTTCGTGCGCACCGCCGAGTACCCGGGCGTCGGCTCCTCGCTGGCCTCGGCCGAACGGCTGCCGATCCCGCCCGGCGAGACGGTCGTACGCCGGATCGTCACCGTCGTCGCCGACGGCCGGCTCGGCCGGGACGAGGCGGCGGCGCTGGTCCGGAAGGCGGTCGGCCGGTGA
- a CDS encoding Gfo/Idh/MocA family protein, whose translation MTSPTEPQALPVVLAGARGHGRWHLDNIRRLQDRGIVRLAGVCELTPLAPDEIPEGLGVPAQSADLGALLDATGARIAVLCTPIPTHTDLALTAAARGAHLLLEKPPAPSWAEFRRMADGVATAGVGCQIGFQSLGSHALPAIRELLGDGAIGEVTGVGGAGAWARPEFYYRRAPWAGRRRLNGVDVIDGALTNPLAHAVATALTLAGATRAEDVTAIETELAHANAIESDDTSCVRITTADGLPVVVAATLCAEDPDEPYVVVHGSRGRITLWYKRDRVLLQRAGHGPEEREYGRTDLLENLAAHLTDGGDLLVPPAATEAFMRVVEAVRVAPDPVRLPGTAWHPADGGARRVVPGIDGLVAAAADGLALYSELGAPWASTTVHPEEVSTR comes from the coding sequence ATGACCTCACCGACGGAGCCGCAGGCCCTCCCCGTCGTCCTCGCCGGGGCCCGCGGCCACGGCCGCTGGCACCTCGACAACATCCGCAGGCTCCAGGACCGCGGGATCGTGCGGCTGGCGGGCGTCTGCGAGCTGACCCCCCTGGCCCCCGACGAGATCCCCGAGGGGCTCGGCGTACCCGCCCAGTCCGCCGACCTCGGCGCGCTCCTCGACGCCACCGGCGCCCGGATCGCCGTGCTCTGCACCCCGATCCCCACCCACACCGACCTGGCGCTGACGGCCGCCGCACGCGGTGCGCACCTGCTCCTGGAGAAGCCGCCCGCCCCGTCCTGGGCGGAGTTCCGCCGGATGGCCGACGGTGTGGCGACGGCCGGGGTCGGCTGCCAGATCGGCTTCCAGTCGCTGGGCTCGCACGCCCTCCCGGCGATCCGCGAACTGCTCGGCGACGGCGCGATCGGCGAGGTCACCGGGGTCGGCGGCGCCGGCGCCTGGGCGCGCCCGGAGTTCTACTACCGACGGGCGCCCTGGGCGGGCCGACGGCGGCTGAACGGCGTCGACGTGATCGACGGCGCCCTCACCAACCCGCTCGCGCACGCCGTCGCCACCGCGCTCACCCTGGCCGGCGCCACCCGCGCCGAGGACGTCACCGCCATCGAGACCGAACTGGCGCACGCCAACGCCATCGAGTCCGACGACACCTCCTGCGTCCGGATCACCACCGCCGACGGCCTCCCGGTCGTGGTCGCCGCGACCCTGTGCGCCGAGGACCCCGACGAGCCGTACGTCGTCGTGCACGGCAGCCGGGGCCGGATCACCCTCTGGTACAAGCGGGACCGCGTCCTTCTCCAGCGCGCCGGACACGGCCCCGAGGAGCGGGAGTACGGCCGCACCGACCTGCTGGAGAACCTGGCCGCCCATCTCACCGACGGCGGGGATCTCCTGGTCCCGCCCGCCGCGACCGAGGCGTTCATGCGGGTCGTCGAGGCGGTCCGGGTGGCCCCCGACCCGGTCCGGCTGCCCGGCACCGCCTGGCACCCGGCCGACGGCGGGGCCCGCAGGGTCGTCCCCGGCATCGACGGCCTGGTCGCGGCGGCCGCCGACGGCCTCGCCCTCTACTCCGAACTGGGCGCCCCCTGGGCATCCACGACCGTGCACCCGGAAGAGGTGAGCACCCGATGA
- a CDS encoding carbohydrate ABC transporter permease → MITEEATRVAPVPAPPHPAPDRPRRRRSRAWDEAPRWQIYVPLSVYLLFTLVPFYWILLFALRRPGSTSLVPWPVTFEHFEKVWNEREFGVYFQNSVLTGVATLLLTTLVALAGGYALARFEFRIKRGFMIALLCTQFVPGALLLVPLFQIFAELRMINSLASVIIAETVFQLPLSMILISGFIRNVPYSLEEAAWVDGCNRFTGFRIVVLPLLRPGLIAVGSFAFVHAWNHFLFALMFLSDQSKQTIPVGLNTLMSADSVDLGALAAGGIIAAVPVVIVFAFIQKWLITGFSAGAVKG, encoded by the coding sequence GTGATCACCGAGGAGGCCACCCGGGTCGCGCCCGTCCCCGCGCCCCCGCACCCTGCCCCCGACCGGCCGCGGCGCCGCAGGTCCCGCGCCTGGGACGAGGCGCCCCGCTGGCAGATCTACGTGCCGCTGTCGGTGTACCTGCTCTTCACCCTGGTCCCGTTCTACTGGATCCTGCTCTTCGCGCTCCGCCGGCCGGGCTCGACCTCGCTCGTGCCGTGGCCGGTCACCTTCGAGCACTTCGAAAAGGTCTGGAACGAGCGCGAGTTCGGCGTCTACTTCCAGAACAGCGTGCTCACCGGTGTCGCCACGCTGCTGCTCACCACCCTCGTCGCGCTGGCCGGCGGCTACGCCCTCGCCCGCTTCGAGTTCCGGATCAAGCGCGGCTTCATGATCGCCCTGCTGTGCACCCAGTTCGTGCCGGGCGCGCTGCTGCTGGTGCCGCTGTTCCAGATCTTCGCCGAACTGCGGATGATCAACTCGCTGGCGAGCGTCATCATCGCCGAGACGGTCTTCCAGCTCCCCCTGTCGATGATCCTGATCAGCGGTTTCATCCGGAACGTGCCCTACTCGCTGGAGGAGGCCGCCTGGGTCGACGGCTGCAACCGCTTCACGGGCTTCCGGATCGTGGTCCTGCCCCTGCTGCGGCCCGGACTGATCGCGGTCGGCTCCTTCGCCTTCGTGCACGCCTGGAACCACTTCCTGTTCGCCCTGATGTTCCTGTCCGACCAGAGCAAGCAGACCATCCCGGTCGGTCTCAACACCCTGATGAGCGCGGACAGCGTCGACCTCGGCGCCCTCGCCGCGGGCGGCATCATCGCCGCCGTGCCCGTGGTGATCGTCTTCGCCTTCATCCAGAAGTGGCTGATCACCGGCTTCAGCGCGGGGGCGGTGAAGGGATGA